One Leeia speluncae genomic window, CCCGGTTAGCACCATGCCTGCTTCATCGCCTCCGTGCGCAAAGGGTTGGCTGCCAGAGTGTGCACCCGGGGCAAATGTAGTCAAAATCAGCTGCACAGAACTACCAAACCCGGGCGAGAGCAATGCATCGGTCACGCCATCGGCGTATTGCAACAGTGGGCGGTTAGCTTCCCGACGGACAACGCCTTGCTCTTCTTCTGCGCCTTGCTGAAAAAACACGCTAAACGGCACGCCAAGCGCGGTGGCGATTCGACTAAGGTCGGTGACCGAGGCTTGTGATTTTCCCCGTTCTAGCTGAGAAAGAAAGCCAAGCGAGCGGCCGGTAATTTGCTGCAAATCGGTGAGTGATATCTTACGCAGCTTGCGTAATTCTCGAATTTGCTGGCCTAGCCATACAGGGTTTTCAGTGAATGCAACGGCTTGAGACATGCCTTTTCTCGCTTACTTAATGATGCAGTATGCGGGGGATTGTTGATCTTTAAATGAAAAAAATCAACTATATTTTCATTTTGATGAAAATAATGAGTTAGTTTGTGTGTGGATGGTGAATATCAGAAAGTAATGCCCCACGCCATTTTCCTGGGGGTGTGCCAAAGCGCGCGCTAAAGTGGCGGGTAAATGCTGGTTGGTCTGCATAACCCAGCGTATTGGCAATATCAGTCAGGCTCTCTGTGTGTTTAGAAAGTAAAGATAACGCGAAATCTAGCCGTAGCCGATGCTGGTAACGTTGCGGGGTATCCCCAAAGGCTTCGCAAAATAGATCATGAAAACGCCGAGCTTTCCAGCCAAACTGTTCAGATAGTTGGCTGGTGCTGAGTGGTGTTGCCAAGTGTTGGCGCAAATAGGCATCAATCTGCCGAACGGGAAAATAGGTTGCATCATTTTGCTTGCCTCCCAATAGCTGAACCACTTGGTCTGCCACCCTCACCGATAAGGCCCAGTTGGTTTGCGGAGATCTCGTTGCTTTTGTTTGCTGAAGCAATCGCCCAAGTGCATTTGGTATGGCAAATTCAAATGGCTTATCTAGTAGCCGGTGGGGAATCGCCACGGTGCATGCCGGTAGGTCGATGACTAACTGGCGGTTTTCATCATCGCCCAAAAAATCATGTCGAACGCCGGCGGGAATGATGACGGCGGAGGCTGCATTGGTATGAAATAACTGCCCACCCATTTCTACTTCCGATTGGCCGCTTAAGCCAAATAATAGCTGGCAATAATCGTGTTCATGCCAATCCGGTTCTGTCTCGTAGACGCGGGATTCTACCAATGGGTGTTGCAAAGAATGCTTAGCCGCCAGCCTTGCCATGCTTTCTACTTTCGCTGAGATGACAGACCCACACGCCTAGTGCGGCAAACGCAAATCCTACTAATTGGATCGCTGTTAAGCGGGCATCAAACCAATAATACGCTTCTATGGCAGCAAGTGGTGGAGCTAAGTACATTAGCGTGGCCACTTGGGCGACTTTGCCTTTGCGTACCAACCACAGCAACAATCCGGTGCCCGCACCAGATAAGACCAAGGCAGCCCATGCCAGTGCGCCATACAATAACGTGCCTTGCTCCCAGCGAGATTCGTTTAACCACACAGCGACAACACCTGTAAACATCGCGCCACCAAGGTTCTGAATCGCCGAACTTACCCGCAGGTCTAATTGAGCAATGCGGGTTTTTTGCAAAACCGTCCCCACCGTGAGCGATAGCACGGCAATCATGCCTACGGCTACCACCCAAATAGAAAAATGATGTGTCGCTACATTTAACGCCGGCAGTAGCACCAGTACCACGCCTGCAATCCCCGCAAGTAAACCTAGCCAAAACAAACGGGCAGGTTTTTCATTTAGCACAAATATAGCAAGTAAGGTGGTAAATAGCGGCTGTAGGGCGCCTAATAACGCCATAATCGCCGGAGATAGGCCTTTCGATACCGCCCAATAACCCCCCGCAAGATATAAGCCATTGAGTAAGGCGCCGACGCCCAGCAGACGGGGAATTTCCTGCTTGCTTGGCCACTTCGCTTTTGCCTGCAGGGCCAGCAAACCAAATAGCAGTGCCGCCAATAAGAATCGCGCGGTAAGGAATAAGTTAGGGCTGGCGACATCCACAATCGCCCTGCCAACAATAAATCCGGTTGACCAGATTAATACAAATAAGGCACTCAAACCCAACATCACACCGTCCAGGAAATTAGCAAGTTGTCACAGGCTAATCGTGATTGTACCGGCTGTCTTGTCTAAAACTGCAATCGAAACGCTACTACGATGGGGATATGTAGAAGCGTTTCGAAGATGGATTACTTAAGCGACGCTGGCTAGTTGCGCTGCGGCGACTCGTCCCGCAGCTAAATCCCACGCGGCACTGCCAACACTCTTAAAAAAGATCGGGCGGCCAGTAGGTGCTGGTTGGTTAAGGTAGCTGGCTAATGCCTTTACCTGTTGCCAATCACTGCCTGCCAAAATAATGTCGCCCGCTTCTTCTTTGGCGCCGTGCAAATCATCTACAACTAACTCGCTAGCATTCACCACCTTGGCAGAGACTTCGGCAGATGTAGGCTGGAATGCGCCCACGCCAATCACTAGGCGGTTGGCAGACGGTGCTTCATCATAAATCGGGGTTTTACTGGTGGTAAGGGTGATCACCACATCGGCCGCTTCGTTTAATGGATGTTGCTGGGCAGCGGCGACGGTAACCCCAACTGCTGCCATGGTTTGGATAAACGCGCTGGCGGCTTCTTCATTACGGCTCGCGATTAAAAGGGTTGCTTCTGGGAACATCGTAGCAATTGCTTCGGCATGGCTTTTCGATTGTGTACCCGTGCCAATTAAGCGCACTACGCTTGGTGGTGTGGCCAGCAACGTTTTGATGGCCAAGCAGGTCACAGCGGCGGTTCTCCTACCGGTGACGGTAGGGCCATCTAATGAAAACAAAGGGGCGCCGGTGTTTGGGTCAAAGGCATTGACCAAGCCATGAATGGTGGGTAAGTTGATTGCCTGATTAGTGGGGCAAACATTCACTAGCTTGTGAATGGCAATATCCTTTGCGCTAGCAGGCATAGAAAGTAACACGCCGCCGTTATTTAACGGAATCACCTGTCTTTCTGGGCTATGAATTTGTTCAGCCGCATATTCCGGCATGGTGTTAGCCAATTGGGCGACTAAGGCAGGGTATGGTAAAAGGGCAGCAGTTTCGGTGGCGTTAAAGATGCGCATGGGGAAGGCCTTTTTTTTGCGTGAATGCAAACCATCATAAATCAATTGGTTTATAATTAAAACCAAATAAAGACTATTTGGTAATAAAATTTGTTGTGGTGACCAACATGAATCAAACAATGGATGCTGGCTTTCGGCCAATGCAAGTGTACGAGCAAGTGGCAGAGAGAATCCGCGCGGGGATTTTAGAAGGGCTGTTTTTGCCCGGCAGCCGCATGCCAGCAGAGCGAGAATTAGCCGCGCAATTTAATGTCGGTCGCCCAGCGGTGAGAGAGGCAATTGCCGCCTTGCAGAATGAACAATTGGTGGTGACGAAGCGTAACTCTGGCACCTATATTTGTGATGATGCGGTGGTGTTGCTGCAGCGAAAAACCAACCCAGATCGCCCCGCGCTAGAGGCAGATCTTAGCCCCACCTCAACGCTACAAGCCCGCCTGTTACTTGAGCCTGCCATTGTGCGTCGAGCGGCAGAACATCGCCGCCGCGACCCCTTGGCGGAAACCTACTTGGCGCAGATGGAAACCATCACCAATATCGAAGATCCAGAGCAGCAAATGCTTTGGAATAATAGTGATCGCTTGTTTCATCGCCAATTGGCGGTCATGACGGGCGATCCGCTGCTTATTCGCATTGCAGATGAAGTGGCGAGTACCATGGATCAGCCCTTATGGAAGCGGCTAAAAGACCAAAGTATTTTTGAGGCGCAGCGGATTCGCTTGTACGCAGCAGAGCATCGTCTTATTTATGAAGCGATTGTAGAGGGGGATGCCGATGCGGCGGCTTTTTATGTAGAAAAACACATTAAGCGCGTCGAAAAAGACATCACCCAAGAAGAATAATTGCGTCGATTTACCTAACCAAAAAGCCATTTGCCAATGGGTCGTTGCCATCAATGATCCAGTTGGCAAAACCACATAAATGCGCGTGCCCAGCTACTTCCGGAATCACCGCATCAAATTCGCCCAATTTGGTGGTGCTTAGTACTCTGCCCTTAAATACCGATCCAATAATCGATTCGTTCACCAGTACATCAGTATCCGATAGTTTTCCGCGTAAATACAGTTGCGCAACCCGCCCGCCGGTGCCAGAACCGGTAGGGGATCTATCCACTTCTCTATCGGCAAACACGC contains:
- a CDS encoding FadR/GntR family transcriptional regulator, which translates into the protein MNQTMDAGFRPMQVYEQVAERIRAGILEGLFLPGSRMPAERELAAQFNVGRPAVREAIAALQNEQLVVTKRNSGTYICDDAVVLLQRKTNPDRPALEADLSPTSTLQARLLLEPAIVRRAAEHRRRDPLAETYLAQMETITNIEDPEQQMLWNNSDRLFHRQLAVMTGDPLLIRIADEVASTMDQPLWKRLKDQSIFEAQRIRLYAAEHRLIYEAIVEGDADAAAFYVEKHIKRVEKDITQEE
- a CDS encoding helix-turn-helix transcriptional regulator, which produces MARLAAKHSLQHPLVESRVYETEPDWHEHDYCQLLFGLSGQSEVEMGGQLFHTNAASAVIIPAGVRHDFLGDDENRQLVIDLPACTVAIPHRLLDKPFEFAIPNALGRLLQQTKATRSPQTNWALSVRVADQVVQLLGGKQNDATYFPVRQIDAYLRQHLATPLSTSQLSEQFGWKARRFHDLFCEAFGDTPQRYQHRLRLDFALSLLSKHTESLTDIANTLGYADQPAFTRHFSARFGTPPGKWRGALLSDIHHPHTN
- a CDS encoding helix-turn-helix domain-containing protein, with product MSQAVAFTENPVWLGQQIRELRKLRKISLTDLQQITGRSLGFLSQLERGKSQASVTDLSRIATALGVPFSVFFQQGAEEEQGVVRREANRPLLQYADGVTDALLSPGFGSSVQLILTTFAPGAHSGSQPFAHGGDEAGMVLTGQLQLTINGVVHLLNAGDSFCYPSNQPHLYSNPGNTPTQVVWAYSTQSNKGE
- a CDS encoding DMT family transporter; translated protein: MLGLSALFVLIWSTGFIVGRAIVDVASPNLFLTARFLLAALLFGLLALQAKAKWPSKQEIPRLLGVGALLNGLYLAGGYWAVSKGLSPAIMALLGALQPLFTTLLAIFVLNEKPARLFWLGLLAGIAGVVLVLLPALNVATHHFSIWVVAVGMIAVLSLTVGTVLQKTRIAQLDLRVSSAIQNLGGAMFTGVVAVWLNESRWEQGTLLYGALAWAALVLSGAGTGLLLWLVRKGKVAQVATLMYLAPPLAAIEAYYWFDARLTAIQLVGFAFAALGVWVCHLSESRKHGKAGG
- the lhpI gene encoding bifunctional Delta(1)-pyrroline-2-carboxylate/Delta(1)-piperideine-2-carboxylate reductase; the protein is MRIFNATETAALLPYPALVAQLANTMPEYAAEQIHSPERQVIPLNNGGVLLSMPASAKDIAIHKLVNVCPTNQAINLPTIHGLVNAFDPNTGAPLFSLDGPTVTGRRTAAVTCLAIKTLLATPPSVVRLIGTGTQSKSHAEAIATMFPEATLLIASRNEEAASAFIQTMAAVGVTVAAAQQHPLNEAADVVITLTTSKTPIYDEAPSANRLVIGVGAFQPTSAEVSAKVVNASELVVDDLHGAKEEAGDIILAGSDWQQVKALASYLNQPAPTGRPIFFKSVGSAAWDLAAGRVAAAQLASVA